One genomic region from Gossypium hirsutum isolate 1008001.06 chromosome D13, Gossypium_hirsutum_v2.1, whole genome shotgun sequence encodes:
- the LOC107940486 gene encoding U-box domain-containing protein 62: protein MSSDEITLNVFQDDPMRAFNCGPDTTGRPGSKTRDPTSFIDDKIFSFPPLQPPEFRSSNIYAAAAAAAAASADRRSSPNHHQRNWGSSPGGGSTNSGDDELDGDDVDDDEEEDEDDDDDPNENNISNKNHNMNINNHINKNNNSGNETVNNAGSADPERMGNGKAKHSFVGGNGRELVVKEGGNGVGQGLRESNSYQNAVTIADPDGDLYYTQYSHGGEGSASVAGANGQKDIIVAENGGGCGFSGRKDVSSLCESSDPLRVIFSDPITGALMDDAMILPCGHSFSAAGLQHVLRMKVCSICSQSVSEASVAPNLSLRAAVQAFRHEEEQFYRSPKRRRDRFDQDKSSYGDPNIMDPPRNRGVQFPFAVTDRVIIKGNKRTPQRFVGREAVVTLQCLNGWYVVKTLDNAESVKLQYRSLAKVADNTAPKPITSKMGPNWL from the exons ATGTCTTCCGACGAAATCACTCTCAACGTCTTCCAAGACGACCCGATGCGGGCCTTTAATTGCGGACCCGATACAACCGGCCGACCCGGTTCAAAAACCCGAGATCCAACTTCCTTCATAGACGATAAAATTTTCTCCTTCCCTCCTTTGCAACCTCCCGAATTCCGCTCCTCCAACATCTACGCCGCCGCGGCTGCCGCCGCTGCTGCCTCCGCAGACCGTCGTAGCTCGCCGAATCATCACCAGAGGAATTGGGGGAGTAGTCCCGGAGGTGGCTCCACTAACAGCGGTGACGATGAATTGGATGGAGACGATGTCGACGACGACGAGGAGGAAGAcgaggatgatgatgatgatcctaacgaaaataatattagtaacaaaaatcataatatgaatataaataatcatattaataaaaataataatagtggaAACGAGACTGTAAATAATGCAGGAAGTGCAGATCCCGAAAGAATGGGAAACGGAAAAGCAAAGCATTCCTTTG TGGGAGGGAATGGCAGGGAACTGGTAGTGAAGGAAGGAGGAAATGGTGTGGGGCAAGGGTTGAGAGAGAGTAATAGTTATCAAAATGCGGTGACAATTGCGGATCCAGATGGAGATCTTTATTACACACAGTATTCGCACGGTGGAGAAGGGTCTGCTTCTGTTGCAGGTGCTAATGGACAGAAGGATATTATTGTGGCAGAAAATGGTGGTGGATGTGGATTTAGTGGAAGAAAAGATGTTTCGTCTTTATGCGAGTCCAGTGATCCCTTGCGAGTCATTTTCTCCGACCCCATCAC GGGAGCTCTTATGGACGATGCGATGATATTACCTTGTGGACATTCCTTCAGTGCTGCTGGATTACAGCATGTTCTTAGAATG AAAGTTTGCTCCATTTGTTCGCAATCAGTTTCAGAGGCATCGGTGGCTCCAAATCTTT CTCTCCGAGCTGCAGTGCAGGCATTTCGTCACGAAGAAGAACAATTCTACCGCTCACCTAAAAGGAGGAGAGATAGATTTGACCAG GATAAGAGTAGCTATGGTGATCCAAATATCATGGATCCTCCAAGAAATAGAGGTGTTCAGTTTCCATTTGCTGTAACGGATCGGGTTATCATAAAG GGGAACAAGAGAACCCCACAACGTTTCGTAGGACGTGAGGCCGTTGTAACCTTGCAATGCTTGAATGGATG GTATGTGGTGAAGACATTGGATAATGCAGAGAGTGTTAAATTGCAGTATCGCTCACTTGCCAAAGTTGCAGATAATACAGCCCCAAAGCCAATTACAAGCAAGATGGGACCAAACTGGTTATAG
- the LOC107940461 gene encoding uncharacterized protein, which produces MPVLILFQIQWKLRKANVLIYLRIYQSDIIRPILKTLFLLFHFALRKSITSEPERATMAVVCSVGCGCGSVSFQRCESLMLSNPTSSKPRTSKIFATTPPPSSKPVGGGSLQSLQPERSSSKNKRKGIPYEKMDGWMRDSVAEIVKKLPESPLLIHVYSENATMETTAVEENWVSMKQKWKKGERAMPDGVIFVDQIQGVEEGTWGIVVQSKSEEEDDGCGSGPGSEPVPPACYLLKTTSEVGSGLGLRCTHFCLVKVSSFRESAFSQLKNCWLLQGN; this is translated from the coding sequence ATGCCAGTACTGATTCTCTTCCAAATCCAATGGAAACTAAGAAAAGCTAACGTCCTCATATATTTACGTATATATCAATCAGACATCATTCGTCCAATCCTAAAGACCCTTTTCTTGTTGTTTCATTTTGCGCTACGAAAATCCATTACCAGTGAACCAGAAAGAGCAACAATGGCGGTGGTGTGCAGTGTTGGTTGCGGCTGTGGTAGCGTCAGTTTTCAACGGTGCGAGTCTTTAATGCTCTCGAATCCTACATCTTCAAAACCGAGAACGTCCAAGATCTTTGCAACGACGCCGCCGCCCTCATCTAAGCCCGTTGGCGGTGGCAGTCTCCAATCATTGCAACCAGAACGATCATCGTCAAAGAACAAACGCAAGGGGATTCCGTACGAGAAAATGGACGGCTGGATGAGAGATTCAGTGGCTGAGATTGTAAAAAAGTTACCCGAATCGCCACTCTTGATCCACGTCTACTCTGAAAACGCCACGATGGAAACAACGGCGGTGGAAGAAAACTGGGTTTCGATGAAACAGAAGTGGAAGAAAGGGGAAAGAGCTATGCCCGATGGGGTGATATTTGTTGATCAAATACAAGGAGTTGAAGAAGGAACATGGGGCATTGTGGTTCAAAGTAAaagtgaagaagaagatgatgggTGTGGATCAGGACCAGGATCAGAACCAGTACCGCCAGCTTGCTATCTGTTGAAGACGACTAGTGAAGTGGGTTCAGGGTTGGGGTTAAGGTGCACCCATTTTTGTTTGGTGAAGGTTAGTAGTTTTAGAGAAAGTGCTTTCTCACAGCTCAAGAATTGTTGGCTTTTGCAGGGAAATTGA